In Wenyingzhuangia fucanilytica, the following are encoded in one genomic region:
- a CDS encoding sulfatase, translating into MNFHDFIKNSFLLTVILSTGMFTEAQSQKKQKPNILFCIADDASAKSFGTYGDTFINTPAIDKLAKDGLTFENAYNCNPKCAPARACIVTGKYSWQLKAATNHWPKFPSEFKFYPHLLMEKGYNVGFTGKGWGPGSYEGKYNPAGPEYSDIKNKPPHKGISNVDYAANFEKFLSDKGNDKPFCFWLGTKEPHRFYELDSWKKEGKRLKDALVPPFYPDNDVVRGDILDYAVEVEWFDAHVGKAIKSLEKRGLLENTLVVISSDHGMPFPRVKGQIYEEGFHVPLIAYWKGKIIKGRRVEDFVSFPDIAPTFMEIAGFKPDEQMTGKSFVDVLLSKKSGQIDPTRDHTLLGKERHDIGRSNEDGTDLSYPVRAIRTKTYLYAHNIQPERWPVGNPEYGFRNVDGSPTKTFLMNIDPYDNDYRFFEMSFAKRPEEELYNIQKDPHCMVNLATLPAYRNTCKELRDQMEKELIAQGDPRTLGKGEVFDHYKYYGKQFNYDTGESMGVKGAKH; encoded by the coding sequence ATGAATTTTCACGATTTTATAAAAAACAGCTTTTTATTGACGGTGATTTTGTCAACAGGAATGTTTACAGAAGCTCAGTCACAAAAAAAACAAAAACCGAATATTTTATTCTGTATTGCAGATGATGCATCGGCAAAAAGTTTTGGAACTTATGGAGATACATTTATCAATACTCCTGCTATAGATAAATTAGCAAAAGATGGATTGACTTTTGAAAATGCATACAATTGTAATCCTAAATGTGCCCCTGCAAGAGCATGTATAGTTACAGGTAAATATAGTTGGCAGTTAAAAGCGGCTACCAATCATTGGCCAAAATTTCCATCAGAGTTTAAATTTTACCCGCATTTATTAATGGAAAAGGGATATAATGTTGGTTTTACAGGTAAAGGTTGGGGGCCAGGATCGTATGAAGGAAAATACAACCCAGCTGGGCCAGAGTATAGTGATATTAAAAACAAACCGCCTCACAAAGGAATTAGCAATGTTGATTATGCAGCTAATTTTGAGAAGTTTTTATCAGACAAAGGAAATGACAAACCTTTTTGTTTTTGGTTGGGAACAAAAGAACCACATCGTTTTTATGAATTGGATTCGTGGAAAAAAGAAGGAAAAAGGTTAAAAGATGCATTGGTTCCGCCATTTTATCCTGATAATGATGTGGTAAGAGGAGATATTTTAGATTATGCTGTGGAGGTAGAGTGGTTTGATGCTCATGTAGGAAAAGCCATTAAATCCCTAGAAAAAAGAGGATTATTAGAGAACACATTGGTGGTGATTAGTTCAGATCATGGAATGCCATTTCCAAGAGTAAAAGGACAAATATATGAAGAAGGTTTTCATGTACCATTAATTGCTTATTGGAAAGGAAAAATTATCAAAGGAAGAAGAGTAGAAGATTTTGTAAGCTTTCCAGATATTGCTCCAACTTTTATGGAAATAGCAGGTTTTAAACCTGATGAACAAATGACAGGGAAAAGTTTTGTAGATGTTTTACTTTCAAAAAAATCAGGACAAATAGACCCTACTAGAGATCATACACTTTTAGGAAAAGAAAGACATGATATTGGTCGCTCTAATGAAGATGGTACAGACTTATCGTATCCTGTAAGAGCTATTAGAACCAAAACATATTTGTATGCACATAACATTCAACCAGAAAGATGGCCAGTGGGGAATCCTGAATATGGTTTTAGAAATGTAGATGGTTCGCCAACAAAAACATTTTTAATGAACATTGACCCATACGATAATGATTATCGTTTTTTTGAGATGAGTTTTGCTAAAAGACCAGAAGAAGAATTGTATAATATTCAGAAAGACCCTCATTGTATGGTGAATTTGGCTACGCTTCCTGCTTACAGAAATACCTGTAAAGAATTACGTGATCAAATGGAAAAGGAATTGATAGCACAAGGAGACCCAAGAACTTTAGGAAAAGGAGAAGTTTTTGATCATTACAAGTATTATGGAAAACAGTTTAATTATGATACAGGAGAAAGTATGGGAGTAAAAGGAGCTAAACACTAA
- a CDS encoding sulfatase, which yields MKFKVLCVAILVFTIKGFSQKKPNIVFIMVDDLGYADVGFNGSTYYETPGLDALAKESLVFENAYMYPTCSPSRTALFTGQQSFRTGVYNVPVLEQGTADENIFSRWTVTKDHKIYAEPLSENGYKAIHIGKYHIVGPYPNKELNLPYPFKEKLDQPEPGDYCWLAEHKTKEVLQYYPQGRGFIKNVGGTYKGDPAFEFGGYKSYKGGYRAPFSNPFIINKPTDEWLTDRLTDEAIEFMDEQKEDGPFFVNLDYYAVHKPIKNRNDELFEKYINKPGDSITGQGLGKRREVMAGYATMIESVDENIKRIVTYLDQNNLRENTIIIVTSDNGYNGGESRNNLMRGSKREVYEGGIRVPGLISWPGSIKARRSLAPITLLDFFPTFLEVANIHGFKDVLDGNSLVPLFKKDDKKFEKRPLFWHLASNNNKQKACSVIRKDDYKLIQYLATGKVELYNLEKDPKEANNIAISNSRQAKKMLNELVAWRKENQVPLPPNSVLKN from the coding sequence ATGAAGTTTAAGGTTTTATGTGTTGCTATTTTAGTTTTTACAATAAAAGGATTTTCTCAAAAAAAGCCCAATATTGTATTTATAATGGTAGATGATTTAGGGTATGCAGATGTCGGTTTTAACGGGTCTACTTATTATGAAACTCCTGGTTTAGATGCATTAGCTAAAGAAAGTTTGGTGTTTGAAAACGCGTATATGTATCCTACTTGTTCGCCATCAAGAACAGCTTTGTTTACAGGACAACAATCATTTAGAACAGGGGTGTATAATGTTCCTGTGTTAGAACAAGGTACTGCAGATGAAAATATTTTTTCTAGATGGACGGTAACAAAAGATCATAAAATTTATGCAGAACCATTGTCTGAAAATGGTTACAAAGCTATTCATATCGGTAAATATCATATTGTAGGGCCTTATCCTAATAAAGAGTTGAATTTACCATATCCTTTTAAAGAAAAATTAGATCAACCTGAACCAGGAGACTATTGTTGGTTGGCAGAGCACAAAACCAAAGAAGTTTTACAATATTACCCACAAGGACGTGGTTTTATAAAAAATGTAGGAGGAACCTATAAAGGAGATCCTGCTTTTGAGTTTGGAGGCTATAAAAGTTATAAAGGAGGTTACAGGGCTCCATTTAGCAATCCATTTATTATTAATAAACCTACCGATGAATGGTTAACAGATAGATTGACAGATGAAGCTATTGAGTTTATGGATGAGCAAAAAGAGGATGGGCCTTTTTTTGTGAATCTAGACTATTATGCAGTTCATAAACCTATTAAGAATAGAAATGATGAATTGTTTGAAAAATATATCAATAAACCTGGAGATTCTATTACTGGTCAAGGATTAGGAAAAAGGCGTGAGGTCATGGCAGGCTACGCAACAATGATTGAGTCTGTTGATGAAAATATTAAACGTATTGTAACCTATTTAGATCAAAATAATTTAAGAGAAAACACAATCATTATCGTAACTTCTGACAACGGATACAACGGAGGTGAAAGTAGAAATAATTTAATGCGTGGTTCTAAAAGAGAGGTTTACGAAGGAGGAATTCGTGTACCAGGTTTAATTAGTTGGCCAGGGAGTATTAAAGCAAGAAGAAGTTTGGCACCAATTACTTTATTAGATTTCTTTCCAACATTTTTAGAGGTCGCTAATATTCATGGTTTTAAAGATGTGTTAGATGGAAATTCTCTAGTTCCTTTGTTTAAAAAAGATGATAAGAAATTTGAGAAAAGACCACTTTTTTGGCACTTAGCTAGTAATAATAACAAACAAAAAGCTTGTTCAGTCATTAGAAAAGATGATTATAAATTAATTCAGTATTTGGCAACAGGAAAAGTAGAACTATATAATTTAGAAAAAGATCCTAAAGAAGCTAATAATATTGCTATTAGTAATAGCAGACAAGCTAAAAAAATGTTAAACGAATTGGTAGCATGGAGAAAAGAGAACCAAGTACCATTGCCTCCAAATTCAGTTTTAAAAAATTAA
- a CDS encoding sialate O-acetylesterase → MYKNKIILICSLFCALCFAQKKEVQVVLLAGQSNMQGHGNYEALEVSVQQRIEKIANRVLLSTSNNPNVAARPLSYFVSTNQPEKYKFTKHFGPEIMIGLTLAEKFPNQEFLLIKTAVGGTSLYGAWNPNWSQEKANLAERGAERKAMKLYEAHLTHVQNDLKRLKAEGKPYKILGMVWMQGEGDTNKEITAKSYKENLTALIKGCRTSLEMPQMPFVIGEVNPLSRKYKEGPDLVRKAMEEVANQDKNTGIVKTSRDSSWSDYPKHSDNLHYNTEGQKRLGTAMAKELILLLK, encoded by the coding sequence ATGTATAAAAATAAAATTATTCTGATTTGTTCTTTGTTTTGCGCACTTTGTTTTGCTCAAAAAAAAGAAGTACAAGTAGTCTTGTTAGCAGGACAATCTAATATGCAAGGACATGGAAATTATGAAGCTTTAGAGGTTTCTGTTCAACAAAGAATAGAAAAAATTGCCAATAGGGTTTTGTTAAGTACTTCTAACAATCCAAATGTAGCAGCACGACCGTTGTCTTATTTTGTGTCTACCAATCAACCTGAAAAATATAAGTTTACAAAACATTTTGGGCCAGAAATAATGATTGGTTTAACACTGGCAGAAAAGTTTCCTAATCAAGAATTTTTATTGATTAAGACAGCTGTTGGAGGAACTTCTTTGTACGGAGCTTGGAATCCTAATTGGAGTCAAGAAAAAGCAAATCTGGCAGAAAGAGGAGCGGAGCGAAAAGCCATGAAATTGTATGAAGCTCATTTAACACATGTTCAAAACGATTTAAAAAGATTGAAAGCTGAAGGAAAACCATACAAAATTCTTGGAATGGTTTGGATGCAAGGTGAAGGAGATACAAATAAAGAAATAACAGCAAAAAGTTATAAAGAAAATCTTACTGCTTTAATAAAAGGATGCAGAACCTCTTTAGAAATGCCACAAATGCCTTTTGTTATCGGTGAGGTAAATCCGTTGTCTAGAAAATATAAAGAAGGTCCAGACTTGGTAAGAAAAGCAATGGAAGAAGTGGCTAATCAAGATAAAAATACAGGGATTGTAAAAACATCTAGAGATTCTTCTTGGAGTGATTATCCAAAACATTCGGATAATTTACATTACAATACCGAAGGACAAAAACGATTAGGTACTGCAATGGCAAAAGAATTGATTTTGCTTCTTAAATAA
- a CDS encoding sulfatase yields the protein MKIYKSIIKILVLFVTISGYSQSSKPNVLLIMVDDMNDWIGAYGGHPQAITPNMDALAKKSTVFKQAYCSAALCNPSRTSMLTGYQPFKTGVHGNEENFREQKGFENTITLPQYFAANGYKTAAAGKIFHSPRGTKPTPKPGSDPGSFQQEHKGGLGCQYPAKELRLQHGIDFKGAGVKGSKTKSFDWLGIDIKDEKTHDWKSSDYAARFLKQKHNKPFFLACGIFRPHLPLYAPQKYFDMFDEETIQLPKVLKNDLEDVGKIGSNWAASKLHHEILRTNNWKSVVKAYLACLAYADACVGNVLNQLENSEYKNNTIVVLMGDHGWHLGEKEHWSKQTLWEEATKTPLIVYNPFNGTQGESIRTVSLIDVYPTLLEMCGLPNKTDLDGNSFAHLVTNPKGKWNHSALTSKGEGNYTLRSENYRYIVYADGFEELYDHKNDPMEWNNIAKDSKNKEVLKKFREELKPLVN from the coding sequence ATGAAAATCTATAAAAGTATAATTAAAATTCTTGTATTGTTTGTTACAATTTCAGGATATAGTCAATCATCTAAACCTAATGTTTTGTTAATTATGGTAGATGATATGAATGATTGGATTGGTGCATACGGAGGTCATCCGCAAGCTATTACTCCTAATATGGATGCTTTAGCAAAAAAAAGTACTGTATTTAAACAAGCTTATTGTTCTGCTGCATTGTGTAACCCATCAAGAACGAGTATGTTAACAGGTTATCAACCTTTTAAAACGGGAGTTCATGGTAATGAAGAAAATTTTAGAGAACAAAAAGGATTTGAAAATACGATTACATTACCACAATATTTTGCTGCTAATGGGTATAAAACAGCAGCAGCTGGTAAAATTTTTCACAGCCCAAGAGGTACCAAGCCAACACCTAAACCTGGTAGTGATCCAGGTTCTTTTCAACAAGAACACAAAGGTGGTTTAGGATGTCAATATCCTGCAAAGGAATTACGTCTTCAACATGGAATTGATTTTAAAGGAGCTGGTGTGAAAGGAAGTAAAACAAAATCATTTGATTGGCTAGGGATTGATATAAAAGATGAAAAAACACACGATTGGAAATCATCAGATTATGCGGCTCGTTTTTTAAAACAAAAACACAACAAGCCTTTCTTTTTAGCTTGTGGAATTTTTAGACCTCACTTGCCTTTATATGCTCCACAAAAGTATTTTGATATGTTTGATGAAGAAACTATTCAACTTCCTAAAGTTTTAAAAAATGATTTAGAAGATGTAGGAAAAATAGGGAGCAATTGGGCTGCTAGTAAATTACATCATGAAATTTTAAGAACCAATAATTGGAAATCTGTAGTAAAGGCATATTTGGCTTGTTTGGCCTATGCAGATGCTTGTGTGGGGAATGTATTAAACCAATTAGAAAATAGCGAATATAAAAACAATACCATTGTGGTACTAATGGGAGATCATGGTTGGCACTTAGGAGAAAAAGAGCACTGGTCTAAACAAACACTTTGGGAAGAAGCTACTAAAACTCCTTTAATTGTATACAATCCTTTTAATGGTACTCAAGGAGAAAGTATTAGAACGGTTTCTTTAATAGATGTATATCCAACCTTGTTAGAAATGTGTGGTTTGCCTAATAAAACAGATTTAGATGGAAACAGTTTTGCACATTTGGTAACCAATCCTAAAGGAAAATGGAACCACTCAGCTTTAACCTCAAAAGGAGAAGGAAACTATACTTTAAGAAGTGAAAATTATAGATATATAGTATATGCTGATGGTTTTGAAGAATTGTACGATCATAAAAATGATCCAATGGAGTGGAACAATATTGCTAAAGATTCAAAAAACAAAGAAGTTTTAAAAAAGTTTAGAGAAGAGTTAAAGCCTTTGGTTAATTAA
- a CDS encoding sialate O-acetylesterase, translated as MKKIGIKILVICILGAFGLGHAQKKEVQVVLLAGQSNMAGNGNYEELDEAVRARIDKIKDRVLYSNHGKEAKPLSYNTIKPSKKFPYTKSFGPELFIGLTLAEAYPDQQFLLIKKAQGGTVLYGAWNPEWSVEKAQQIEKGFKQKLDLNKMHITAIHKNLKALEASGQTYKIIGMAWMQGENDAVLDVSADTYATTLKKLIAKYRNEFDVKNMPFVIGQINSRYGVKNGAARVRAAMETVASEDNHVGIIKTSTDTSWSDYPKNPDNVHYNAEGQKRLGTAFAKEIISLQN; from the coding sequence ATGAAAAAAATAGGAATTAAAATTTTAGTGATTTGTATATTAGGAGCCTTTGGTTTAGGCCATGCACAAAAAAAAGAAGTACAAGTAGTTTTGCTTGCAGGACAATCTAACATGGCAGGGAATGGGAATTATGAAGAATTAGACGAAGCTGTTCGTGCAAGAATAGATAAAATTAAAGATAGGGTATTGTATAGCAATCACGGAAAAGAAGCAAAGCCACTTTCTTACAATACCATTAAACCAAGTAAAAAGTTTCCATATACTAAAAGTTTTGGTCCAGAATTATTTATTGGATTGACTTTGGCAGAAGCATATCCAGATCAACAATTTTTATTGATTAAAAAAGCACAAGGAGGGACTGTTTTGTATGGAGCATGGAATCCTGAGTGGTCTGTAGAAAAAGCACAACAAATAGAAAAAGGATTTAAGCAAAAGTTAGATCTAAATAAAATGCACATCACTGCTATTCATAAAAATTTAAAAGCATTGGAGGCTAGTGGTCAAACTTACAAAATCATTGGAATGGCATGGATGCAAGGAGAAAATGATGCTGTTTTAGATGTTTCTGCTGATACTTATGCAACCACTTTAAAAAAGTTGATAGCGAAATACAGAAATGAATTTGATGTTAAAAACATGCCTTTTGTGATAGGACAGATTAACTCAAGATATGGTGTTAAAAACGGAGCTGCTAGAGTTAGAGCAGCCATGGAAACCGTTGCTAGTGAAGATAATCATGTTGGAATTATAAAAACATCAACAGATACTTCTTGGAGCGATTATCCTAAAAACCCAGACAATGTACATTACAACGCAGAAGGACAAAAACGTTTAGGAACTGCTTTTGCTAAAGAAATTATATCACTACAAAATTAA
- a CDS encoding alpha-galactosidase encodes MSSRRNFLKKAGLGSLAMASVSSHAITELTNLNGQAFFQNKETILKGEGKQIHIKVTAPLFCPYHSLSTPAEKGGNSYYYLSTPFTHNPFTLEASGMSGSPVIKDAKGKFIGFMTMHGFENSTYSYDGKKTLTINVPEGQELFLDESGNGDEAWKAYNTIMMKRLNINPYKQIPKFWQDVEYCTWSEQKYLSTKRHEHFHLLTHDFVKKYLDKIIEYGYPKGKMTLDHGWGMFPDGSVNSGFGSWVPNPEKFPNFRKTMDMINEKGFTPGLWIGFPKIHKNSLAAQQYPELLGNFIQGSKADRKDDIQWLNGKSDIFEYATEVISRFYNMGVMKFKIDMSYNTKSDMLDIHKALYKAAKLIDKNIEMEFHVPDIFFTKYVDVVRTNDVWLNDKYNWKGRVKTHYEICYKSAPGRGINLDHIGGNDTGAITEKKFLEHLEMYKNKKGYPLVSVLPHHFGKKCVEKTGAYLWDYEKGAKNILSDFYHQE; translated from the coding sequence ATGAGTTCTAGAAGAAACTTTTTAAAAAAAGCAGGATTAGGAAGTTTAGCAATGGCTAGTGTTTCTAGTCATGCAATTACGGAGTTAACCAACTTAAATGGTCAAGCTTTCTTTCAAAATAAAGAAACTATTTTAAAAGGAGAGGGGAAGCAAATCCATATAAAAGTTACAGCGCCTTTGTTTTGTCCGTACCATAGTTTAAGTACTCCGGCAGAAAAAGGAGGGAATTCATATTATTATTTAAGCACTCCTTTTACGCATAACCCCTTTACATTAGAGGCTTCTGGAATGTCAGGTTCTCCTGTTATTAAAGATGCTAAAGGAAAATTTATAGGATTTATGACCATGCATGGTTTTGAAAATTCTACTTATAGTTATGATGGAAAAAAAACCTTAACTATAAATGTACCCGAAGGTCAAGAATTGTTTTTAGACGAATCTGGTAATGGTGATGAAGCTTGGAAAGCGTACAACACTATTATGATGAAAAGGTTAAATATTAATCCATATAAACAAATACCAAAGTTTTGGCAAGATGTAGAATATTGTACGTGGTCAGAACAAAAATATTTATCTACTAAAAGGCATGAACATTTTCATTTGTTAACTCATGATTTTGTTAAAAAATACTTGGATAAAATTATCGAATATGGCTATCCAAAGGGGAAAATGACTTTAGATCATGGTTGGGGAATGTTTCCTGATGGAAGTGTCAATTCAGGTTTTGGTTCGTGGGTTCCAAATCCAGAAAAATTCCCAAATTTTAGAAAAACCATGGATATGATTAATGAGAAAGGATTTACTCCTGGGCTGTGGATTGGATTTCCTAAAATTCATAAAAATAGTTTGGCAGCGCAACAATATCCAGAATTATTAGGGAATTTTATACAAGGTTCTAAAGCTGATAGGAAAGATGATATTCAATGGCTAAACGGAAAGTCAGACATTTTTGAATATGCAACAGAAGTCATTTCTAGGTTTTATAATATGGGAGTGATGAAATTTAAAATAGACATGTCATATAATACAAAGTCAGACATGTTAGATATTCATAAAGCTTTGTACAAAGCAGCAAAACTGATAGATAAAAATATAGAAATGGAATTTCATGTACCAGATATCTTTTTTACTAAGTATGTAGATGTAGTAAGAACAAATGATGTTTGGTTAAATGATAAATATAATTGGAAAGGACGTGTAAAAACGCACTATGAAATTTGTTATAAATCGGCTCCCGGAAGAGGAATAAATCTTGATCACATTGGAGGAAATGATACAGGCGCTATTACGGAGAAAAAGTTTTTAGAGCATTTAGAAATGTATAAAAACAAAAAAGGTTATCCATTAGTGTCTGTTTTACCACATCATTTTGGAAAAAAATGTGTTGAAAAAACAGGAGCGTATTTATGGGATTATGAAAAAGGGGCTAAAAATATTTTATCAGATTTTTATCATCAAGAATAA
- a CDS encoding arylsulfatase, with the protein MKKNKIIFQVISFVAFFISAININAQTKPNVIYILADDLGYGDLSCYGQKILKTPNIDRLAKKGIKFTDHYSGNAVCSPSRAVLMTGQNPAHVYITGNSKEEPGMDAAMTNLPELFKNAGYATGAFGKWGLGDTTAKDNRNPLNQGFDEFYGWKTQVTAHTYYPTKMVHNGQEVAIKKGTYVHDIIMDHAFDFIKENAKNKQPFFCYIPTAIPHAAMHAPEKLHNKWRKKLPQFDTIIGEYYADPEPTPDVINPIAGFGAMVEHLDNQVGQIVKMLKKYKVDKNTLIIFTSDNGAHHEGGHDPEFWNSNGDLRGGKRDVYEGGIRAPMLAYWPTKIKAGSTTNLPSAFWDVMATMADITNQPIPKQSDGISFLPTLLGNTKNQQKSDYLYWKFTNWEATKQAVRIGNFKGISIHYNKSKKHKEHTAAFELYDLSNDIGETHNIAASKPEMVAKMQKIMKDLN; encoded by the coding sequence ATGAAGAAAAATAAAATCATATTCCAAGTTATAAGTTTTGTTGCTTTTTTTATATCTGCAATAAATATAAACGCCCAAACCAAGCCCAATGTCATTTATATTTTAGCCGATGATTTGGGGTATGGAGATTTAAGTTGTTACGGTCAAAAAATATTAAAGACGCCAAATATTGATAGACTAGCTAAAAAAGGAATAAAGTTTACAGATCATTATTCGGGAAATGCAGTTTGTAGTCCGTCAAGAGCCGTGTTAATGACAGGACAAAATCCTGCACATGTATACATTACAGGAAATTCCAAAGAGGAGCCTGGTATGGATGCAGCGATGACTAATTTACCAGAGCTTTTTAAAAATGCAGGTTACGCTACAGGAGCATTTGGTAAATGGGGATTAGGAGATACTACTGCAAAAGACAATCGTAATCCTTTAAATCAAGGGTTTGATGAATTTTATGGTTGGAAAACTCAGGTAACCGCTCATACTTATTACCCAACAAAAATGGTTCACAACGGACAAGAAGTAGCCATTAAAAAAGGAACTTATGTGCATGATATAATTATGGATCACGCATTTGATTTTATCAAAGAAAATGCAAAAAATAAACAACCTTTCTTTTGTTACATACCCACAGCAATACCACATGCAGCCATGCATGCACCAGAAAAATTGCATAATAAGTGGAGAAAAAAATTACCTCAGTTTGATACTATTATAGGAGAATATTATGCCGATCCAGAGCCTACACCAGATGTTATTAATCCCATTGCTGGTTTTGGAGCTATGGTAGAACATTTAGACAATCAGGTAGGGCAAATTGTAAAAATGTTAAAAAAGTATAAAGTAGATAAAAACACTTTAATCATTTTTACAAGTGATAACGGAGCGCATCACGAAGGAGGTCATGATCCAGAATTTTGGAATTCTAATGGTGATTTAAGAGGAGGTAAAAGAGATGTGTATGAAGGTGGAATTAGAGCTCCTATGTTGGCTTATTGGCCTACTAAAATTAAAGCAGGATCTACTACAAATTTACCAAGTGCTTTTTGGGATGTAATGGCCACGATGGCAGATATCACAAATCAGCCAATTCCTAAACAAAGTGATGGTATTTCGTTTTTACCAACCTTATTAGGAAATACAAAAAATCAACAAAAATCCGATTATTTGTATTGGAAGTTTACCAATTGGGAGGCAACAAAACAAGCGGTAAGAATAGGTAATTTCAAAGGAATTTCAATTCACTATAATAAATCAAAAAAACACAAAGAACATACTGCTGCTTTTGAGTTATATGATTTGTCTAATGATATAGGAGAAACTCATAATATTGCTGCAAGTAAGCCAGAAATGGTCGCTAAAATGCAAAAAATTATGAAGGATTTAAATTAG